One genomic region from uncultured Cohaesibacter sp. encodes:
- a CDS encoding thioesterase family protein, with amino-acid sequence MRIGPDTRADYKAFQVVPTRWNDNDSFGHLNNAVHYSLFDSAIAAWLMGNMSLDVANDEQICVVVENGCTYFEEISFPDVVTVGLRITHIGTSSVRYEIGLFRNDDQVTAARGHFVHVYINEKSREPEPMSDTVRALFASILKSAD; translated from the coding sequence ATGCGTATTGGACCTGACACAAGAGCCGACTACAAAGCCTTTCAGGTGGTTCCGACTCGTTGGAACGACAATGACAGCTTTGGTCACCTCAATAATGCCGTTCATTATTCTCTTTTTGACAGCGCCATTGCTGCCTGGCTGATGGGAAATATGTCGCTCGATGTGGCCAATGATGAACAGATCTGTGTCGTTGTGGAAAATGGCTGCACCTATTTTGAGGAGATCTCTTTTCCCGATGTCGTCACCGTGGGCCTGAGGATTACACATATTGGCACAAGCTCGGTGCGCTATGAAATCGGCCTCTTTCGCAATGACGATCAGGTAACGGCGGCGCGCGGCCACTTTGTGCATGTTTATATCAATGAAAAAAGTCGCGAACCAGAACCGATGAGCGACACTGTGCGTGCGCTCTTTGCGTCGATTTTGAAGAGTGCGGATTGA
- a CDS encoding pyruvate carboxylase, with the protein MADFKKILIANRGEIAIRVMRAANELGKRTVAIYAEEDKLSLHRFKADEAYRVGAGMGPVAAYLSISEIIRVAKESGADAIHPGYGLLSENPEFVDACTEAGITFIGPKAETMRKLGDKASARKVAIEAGVPVIPATEVLGDDMEEIAREAEKIGYPLMLKASWGGGGRGMRPINGPNELEDKIREGRREAENAFGNGEGYLEKMIIKARHVEVQILGDSHGGMYHLFERDCSVQRRNQKVVERAPAPYLSEEQRKEICELGYKICKHVNYECAGTVEFLMDMDSGNFYFIEVNPRVQVEHTVTEEVTGIDIVQSQIKIAEGKTIEEATGVASQEEVRLNGHALQCRVTTEDPQNNFIPDYGRLNAYRSATGMGVRLDGGTAYTGGVITRYYDSLLTKVTAWAPTPEQAIARMDRALREFRVRGVSTNIRFVENLLKHPTFLNNSYTTKFIDTTPELFDFKKRRDRGTKVLTYIADITVNGHPEAKDRPRPAEGLRPPVIPAPRAEKPAAGTRNLLDEKGPQAVADWMKEQKQLLLTDTTMRDGHQSLLATRMRSIDMIKVAPSYAVNLPQLFSVEAWGGATFDVAYRFLQECPWQRLRDLRSYMPNIMIQMLLRGSNGVGYTNYPDNVVQSFVKQAAISGVDLFRVFDSLNWVENMRVAMDAVLENNKLCEGTICYTGDIYDPNRAKYDLNYYVKMGKDLRDAGAHILGLKDMAGLLKPAQARVLVKALKEEVGLPIHLHTHDTSGISAATVLAASEAGVDAVDAAMDAFSGSTSQPCLGSIAEALRNTDRDSGLDVEAIRDISRYWEAVRGQYAAFESGTTAPASEVYLHEMPGGQFTNLKAQARSMGLEERWHEIAQTYADVNLMFGDIPKVTPSSKVVGDMALMMVSQGLTRKQVEDPTVDLSFPDSVIDMMRGNLGQPKGGFPANIIEKVLKGDKPNTERPGKHLPPVDLEDVRAKLSEELEGFAIDDEDLNGYLMYPKVFLDYMGRHRLYGPVRTLPTKTFFYGMEQGEEISAEISPGKTLEIRMQAISETNDEGDVKVYFELNGQPRSVTVPNRLVKSTTAMRPKAETNNPNHIGAPMPGVVATIGVKAGQQVRTGDLLLTIEAMKMETGIHAERDAVIKEVHVSPGGKIDAKDLLIEFEA; encoded by the coding sequence ATGGCTGACTTCAAGAAAATTCTGATTGCTAACCGTGGCGAAATCGCCATTCGAGTCATGCGCGCAGCAAATGAGCTGGGCAAGCGAACAGTTGCCATCTATGCGGAGGAAGACAAACTCTCCCTGCACCGGTTCAAGGCGGACGAAGCTTATCGTGTCGGGGCTGGCATGGGCCCCGTTGCCGCCTATCTCTCCATTTCCGAGATCATCCGCGTTGCCAAGGAATCTGGCGCCGATGCCATTCATCCCGGCTACGGGCTGCTGTCCGAGAATCCCGAATTCGTGGATGCCTGCACCGAGGCTGGAATCACCTTCATTGGCCCGAAAGCGGAAACCATGCGCAAGCTTGGCGACAAGGCGTCGGCACGTAAAGTGGCAATCGAAGCGGGCGTTCCGGTCATTCCGGCAACCGAAGTGTTGGGCGATGACATGGAAGAGATCGCCCGTGAAGCCGAAAAGATCGGCTATCCCCTCATGCTGAAAGCCAGCTGGGGTGGCGGCGGTCGCGGCATGCGCCCGATCAATGGCCCGAATGAACTGGAAGACAAGATCCGCGAAGGGCGCCGCGAAGCTGAAAACGCCTTCGGCAACGGCGAAGGTTATCTGGAAAAGATGATCATCAAGGCCCGCCATGTCGAGGTTCAGATTCTGGGTGACAGCCACGGCGGCATGTATCACCTGTTCGAGCGCGATTGCTCTGTGCAGCGCCGGAACCAGAAAGTGGTCGAGCGTGCGCCTGCGCCTTATCTCAGCGAAGAACAGCGCAAGGAAATCTGCGAACTAGGCTACAAGATCTGCAAGCATGTGAATTATGAATGCGCCGGTACCGTCGAGTTCCTGATGGACATGGATAGCGGCAACTTCTACTTCATCGAAGTGAACCCGCGCGTACAGGTCGAGCACACGGTGACGGAAGAAGTGACCGGCATCGACATCGTACAGTCGCAGATCAAGATTGCTGAAGGCAAGACCATCGAGGAAGCCACCGGCGTTGCCAGTCAGGAAGAGGTCCGGCTGAATGGCCACGCCCTGCAGTGCCGTGTGACGACCGAAGACCCGCAAAACAACTTCATCCCCGATTACGGGCGCCTCAATGCTTATCGCTCTGCCACCGGCATGGGCGTGCGTCTTGATGGCGGCACCGCCTACACCGGCGGTGTCATCACCCGCTATTATGATAGTCTGCTGACCAAGGTGACCGCATGGGCGCCAACGCCAGAGCAGGCCATTGCCCGCATGGATCGCGCCTTGCGTGAATTCCGCGTACGCGGTGTTTCCACCAACATCCGCTTTGTCGAGAATCTGCTCAAGCATCCGACCTTCCTCAACAATAGCTACACCACCAAATTCATCGATACCACGCCTGAGCTTTTTGATTTCAAGAAGCGGCGCGACCGGGGCACCAAGGTACTCACCTACATTGCGGACATCACGGTAAACGGGCATCCTGAAGCCAAGGATCGGCCCCGTCCAGCCGAAGGGTTGCGGCCCCCTGTCATTCCGGCACCTCGGGCAGAGAAGCCAGCGGCAGGCACCCGCAATTTGCTTGATGAGAAAGGCCCACAGGCCGTTGCCGACTGGATGAAAGAGCAGAAGCAGCTGCTGTTGACCGATACCACCATGCGTGATGGGCATCAGTCCCTTCTGGCAACCCGCATGCGCTCCATAGACATGATCAAGGTGGCGCCAAGCTACGCGGTCAACCTGCCGCAGCTCTTCTCCGTTGAAGCGTGGGGCGGCGCAACCTTCGATGTAGCCTATCGCTTCCTGCAGGAATGCCCATGGCAGCGTCTGCGCGATTTGCGCAGCTATATGCCCAACATCATGATCCAGATGCTGCTGCGCGGATCAAACGGTGTTGGCTATACCAATTATCCGGACAATGTGGTCCAGAGCTTTGTCAAACAGGCCGCCATCTCAGGCGTTGACCTGTTCCGCGTGTTCGACTCCCTCAACTGGGTTGAGAATATGCGCGTTGCCATGGATGCAGTGCTTGAAAATAACAAGTTGTGCGAAGGCACCATCTGTTACACCGGTGATATTTATGATCCGAACCGGGCCAAATATGATCTCAACTATTATGTGAAAATGGGTAAGGATCTGCGCGACGCTGGTGCGCATATCCTCGGCCTCAAGGACATGGCCGGACTTCTGAAGCCTGCTCAGGCTCGTGTTCTGGTCAAGGCCCTGAAGGAAGAGGTCGGCCTGCCGATCCATCTGCACACTCATGACACCTCCGGTATTTCTGCCGCCACCGTTCTGGCCGCAAGCGAAGCGGGCGTGGATGCTGTGGACGCTGCCATGGACGCCTTCTCCGGCTCCACCTCGCAGCCTTGCCTTGGGTCCATCGCCGAGGCTCTGCGCAATACCGATCGGGATTCCGGTCTTGATGTGGAAGCGATCCGCGATATTTCCCGTTATTGGGAAGCGGTTCGCGGCCAGTATGCGGCCTTTGAAAGCGGCACCACCGCACCAGCTTCCGAGGTTTATCTGCATGAGATGCCCGGCGGACAGTTTACCAACCTCAAGGCTCAGGCCCGCAGCATGGGGCTTGAAGAGCGTTGGCACGAAATCGCCCAGACCTATGCTGACGTAAACCTGATGTTCGGCGATATCCCGAAGGTGACCCCGTCATCCAAGGTGGTCGGAGATATGGCTCTGATGATGGTGTCTCAGGGGCTGACCCGCAAGCAGGTGGAAGATCCAACGGTTGACCTGTCCTTTCCGGACTCTGTCATCGACATGATGCGCGGCAATCTGGGCCAGCCGAAAGGAGGCTTCCCGGCCAATATCATCGAGAAGGTGCTCAAGGGGGATAAACCCAACACCGAGCGTCCGGGCAAGCATTTGCCTCCAGTGGATCTGGAAGACGTCCGCGCCAAGCTGTCCGAAGAGCTGGAAGGCTTTGCCATTGATGATGAGGACCTCAACGGCTACCTGATGTATCCGAAGGTGTTCCTCGACTATATGGGGCGTCATCGCTTGTATGGTCCGGTTCGCACGCTGCCAACCAAAACCTTCTTCTATGGCATGGAGCAGGGCGAAGAGATCTCGGCCGAGATCTCTCCGGGCAAAACGCTGGAAATCCGCATGCAGGCCATTTCGGAGACCAATGATGAAGGTGACGTGAAGGTCTATTTCGAGCTGAACGGTCAGCCACGCTCCGTCACCGTACCGAACCGGTTGGTCAAGTCCACCACCGCCATGCGCCCGAAGGCCGAGACGAACAATCCAAACCATATTGGCGCCCCGATGCCCGGCGTTGTCGCCACCATCGGCGTCAAGGCAGGTCAGCAGGTCCGCACCGGCGATCTGCTGCTCACCATCGAGGCCATGAAAATGGAAACCGGTATTCATGCCGAACGTGATGCGGTGATCAAGGAAGTGCATGTGTCGCCGGGCGGTAAAATCGATGCCAAGGATCTGCTCATTGAATTTGAGGCATAA
- a CDS encoding cytochrome b, with translation MRTFSGPVYQDLQSTGRRQSRRDCLAGPFSEIVMTSNAPQKYSSAIILLHWLGALLIIGLIIVGSLMEDMTGASKMQLLSFHYYAGLATGALFLIRLVFFFINARPDADPSWPKWQAKASKAVEGLLYLLPLIMVATGMIAMSIYGLSSFVESGDYEGYQAAHRIWPMLVHSLTANLLIAALVLHVLAALYHHFVQKDHVFDRITFRKAS, from the coding sequence ATGAGGACCTTTTCCGGCCCTGTTTATCAAGACTTACAGAGCACCGGCCGGCGACAATCAAGACGAGACTGTCTGGCTGGGCCTTTCTCGGAGATTGTTATGACCAGCAATGCACCTCAGAAATATTCTAGTGCTATTATCCTTCTACATTGGCTTGGCGCATTATTAATTATCGGCCTAATTATCGTTGGTTCTCTTATGGAGGACATGACGGGAGCCAGCAAAATGCAGCTTCTTTCTTTTCATTATTATGCAGGTCTGGCCACCGGCGCCCTGTTTCTAATACGGCTGGTGTTCTTTTTCATCAATGCTCGCCCTGATGCAGATCCTTCCTGGCCCAAATGGCAGGCAAAGGCCTCAAAGGCCGTTGAAGGTCTTCTTTATCTTCTGCCACTTATCATGGTTGCAACCGGCATGATCGCCATGTCGATCTACGGTCTGAGCAGCTTTGTCGAGAGTGGTGACTATGAAGGGTATCAGGCCGCTCATCGTATCTGGCCGATGCTTGTGCATAGCCTCACGGCCAATCTGCTCATTGCAGCGCTGGTGTTGCACGTGCTCGCTGCGCTTTATCATCATTTCGTGCAGAAAGACCATGTGTTCGATCGCATCACTTTTCGCAAAGCAAGCTGA
- a CDS encoding TDT family transporter, whose amino-acid sequence MASSYFRPTSLPTPLAGLALGIGSLGWCLENTGLFSGMAATTGAILSGILLALLLVKFLWAPNLLKDELKHPVIGSILPTYSMALMLVSAAIGGRIGTGLWLVAVGLHIILLLFFFWERGKSFRLPQLVPSWYIPPVGIIVADLTSPGGSWAGLAMGLFWFGLISYAIMLPVMLYRLIFEPEVPDAAKPTIAILAAPASLSLAGYLVISPAPSELLVILLLGIAILMTAITYLGFFKLLRLPFSPGYASFTFPMVIGATALFKSVPFLAQWGASDGTVATFLWLARLELIIATLVVGYVCWCYARFFLAKQAKPTNNH is encoded by the coding sequence ATGGCAAGCAGCTATTTCCGCCCAACTTCCCTACCCACTCCCTTGGCTGGCCTAGCGCTTGGCATTGGCAGTCTGGGCTGGTGTCTTGAGAATACCGGCCTGTTTTCAGGCATGGCAGCAACCACAGGCGCCATTCTGAGCGGCATCCTTCTTGCCCTGTTGTTGGTCAAGTTCCTCTGGGCTCCGAACCTTCTCAAAGATGAGCTCAAGCATCCCGTGATTGGTAGCATCCTACCGACTTACAGCATGGCCCTGATGCTTGTGTCTGCCGCCATTGGAGGACGGATTGGCACCGGCCTGTGGCTCGTGGCTGTCGGTCTTCACATTATCCTGCTGCTGTTTTTCTTTTGGGAGCGAGGAAAGAGCTTCCGATTGCCGCAACTGGTGCCCAGTTGGTATATTCCGCCTGTCGGCATTATCGTGGCTGATCTTACAAGTCCGGGAGGCAGTTGGGCAGGATTGGCCATGGGGCTTTTCTGGTTCGGGCTCATCAGCTATGCCATCATGCTACCTGTCATGCTTTATCGGCTCATTTTCGAGCCGGAAGTGCCGGATGCAGCCAAACCGACCATTGCCATTCTGGCGGCTCCTGCAAGCCTCTCGCTGGCGGGCTATCTGGTGATTTCCCCTGCCCCATCTGAGCTGCTGGTTATACTCTTGCTCGGCATCGCCATTCTGATGACGGCGATAACCTATCTGGGCTTTTTCAAACTATTGCGCCTGCCCTTTTCTCCGGGCTATGCCTCCTTCACCTTCCCTATGGTGATCGGAGCCACCGCACTTTTCAAATCAGTTCCCTTTCTGGCGCAGTGGGGCGCAAGCGATGGCACAGTGGCGACATTCCTCTGGCTGGCCAGATTGGAGTTGATAATAGCGACGCTTGTGGTGGGCTATGTTTGCTGGTGTTATGCGCGGTTCTTTCTGGCCAAACAGGCAAAGCCAACAAACAATCATTGA
- a CDS encoding Gfo/Idh/MocA family oxidoreductase, with the protein MKLAVIGLGMAARAHVAALESLHERVELTGLYMRNRNRLASAAEAMQVKAFPSLEAIAEDSETDAVLLLTPPDSRLDIVGLLAKAGKHVLMEKPLERTLPAATEIVDLCEKAGVHLGTVLQHRVRTGSLRLKKLLDEKQLGEIAMVRVDVPWWRSQDYYDQPGRGTYDQDGGGVLITQAIHVMDLMLHLLGPVKSVQAMLATTQLHEMEAEDFASAAMLFESGAVGNICATTASFPGSSESIRIDGTKGSAILEGGSLHLIWRDGTEENFAEKGKSGAGADPMAFPSDWHMKIIENFADVVEGKADSLVAPGRDALAVQRLIEAMERSSAEAGLRVELDAF; encoded by the coding sequence ATGAAGCTTGCAGTAATTGGGTTGGGGATGGCCGCGCGTGCCCATGTTGCCGCGCTTGAATCTTTACATGAGCGTGTCGAGTTGACCGGGCTCTATATGCGAAACAGGAACCGGTTGGCATCTGCCGCCGAGGCGATGCAGGTCAAGGCGTTTCCGTCTTTGGAAGCCATTGCTGAAGATAGTGAAACAGACGCAGTATTGTTGCTGACACCGCCTGATAGCCGATTGGATATCGTGGGGCTTCTGGCTAAGGCCGGCAAACATGTGCTCATGGAAAAGCCGCTTGAGCGCACCCTTCCGGCAGCAACCGAGATTGTCGATCTGTGTGAAAAGGCTGGGGTGCACTTGGGAACCGTGCTCCAGCATCGCGTTCGTACGGGGTCTCTTCGCTTGAAAAAACTGCTTGATGAAAAGCAGCTTGGCGAGATCGCCATGGTGCGTGTGGATGTGCCCTGGTGGCGCTCACAAGACTATTACGACCAGCCCGGCAGAGGAACCTACGATCAGGATGGCGGGGGCGTGCTGATCACGCAGGCCATTCACGTCATGGATTTGATGCTGCACCTGCTGGGGCCGGTCAAGTCTGTGCAGGCCATGTTGGCTACCACGCAGTTGCACGAGATGGAAGCGGAAGATTTTGCCAGCGCTGCCATGTTGTTTGAATCCGGAGCCGTGGGCAATATCTGCGCGACAACCGCGAGCTTTCCCGGTTCATCGGAATCCATCCGTATCGATGGCACCAAAGGGTCTGCCATTCTCGAAGGGGGAAGCCTGCACCTTATCTGGCGCGACGGAACCGAGGAGAATTTCGCCGAGAAAGGCAAGTCCGGAGCCGGAGCGGACCCTATGGCTTTTCCGTCGGACTGGCATATGAAGATCATCGAGAATTTCGCCGACGTCGTGGAAGGCAAGGCGGACAGTTTGGTCGCGCCGGGGCGCGATGCGCTGGCGGTTCAGCGTTTGATTGAGGCCATGGAACGCTCAAGCGCGGAAGCTGGCTTGCGCGTTGAACTTGATGCCTTTTAG
- the pflA gene encoding pyruvate formate-lyase-activating protein, whose translation MSTAENQSHAHERKDPSEYGFLHSMESGAAVDGPGMRFVFFMSGCQFKCLYCHNPDTWKLHNGTYLDIDSVLKEIKGYARFLKFAGGVTFSGGEPMMQAPFVGAAARAIKEKFDLHIALDTQGFLHGNVEDDWFDAFDLIMLDIKHINPDTYLELTSQPLQPTLDFAQRMVRLKKEMRIRYVLVPDWTDAKEDVEKMADYVANLGDLVELVEVLPFHQLGTSKWEKLGLEYKLKDLRTPTPEEAEAARDIFRARGLTAT comes from the coding sequence TTGAGCACAGCCGAAAACCAATCCCACGCACATGAACGCAAAGACCCGTCCGAATATGGCTTCCTGCATTCCATGGAATCCGGCGCAGCTGTTGATGGCCCGGGCATGCGCTTTGTCTTCTTCATGTCCGGGTGTCAGTTCAAATGCCTTTATTGCCATAATCCAGATACCTGGAAGCTTCACAATGGCACCTATCTCGACATTGACAGCGTGCTCAAGGAAATCAAGGGCTATGCCCGCTTTCTCAAATTTGCCGGTGGGGTAACCTTCTCAGGCGGCGAACCGATGATGCAAGCACCTTTCGTGGGCGCTGCGGCACGCGCCATCAAAGAGAAATTTGACCTGCATATTGCGCTCGATACGCAGGGCTTTTTGCATGGCAATGTGGAAGACGACTGGTTTGATGCCTTCGATCTGATCATGCTTGACATCAAGCATATCAATCCGGACACCTATCTGGAATTGACGTCTCAGCCGCTGCAGCCAACGCTCGATTTTGCCCAGCGCATGGTGCGCCTGAAGAAGGAAATGCGCATACGCTATGTGCTGGTTCCCGATTGGACCGATGCCAAGGAAGACGTTGAAAAGATGGCCGATTATGTCGCCAACCTTGGTGATCTGGTTGAACTGGTCGAGGTTCTGCCATTCCATCAGCTGGGCACATCCAAGTGGGAAAAACTGGGGCTGGAATATAAGCTCAAGGATCTTCGAACGCCAACACCGGAAGAAGCCGAAGCAGCGCGCGATATCTTCCGTGCGCGCGGCTTGACGGCGACCTGA
- the pflB gene encoding formate C-acetyltransferase, with the protein MNYMSDKPVVADPWQGFSDGEWRNKIDTRGFIQENYTPYDGDDSFLADATDRTKQLWEELGVLLKKEREAGVLDVSTIPTSIAAHDAGYINKDLEVIVGLQTDAPLKRAIMPNGGLRMVEGGMEAFGFKPDETVHEIWTKYRKDHNQGVFDVYSPDILACRKSGVITGLPDAYGRGRIIGDYRRIALYGIDFLKTQKKAEFDELNDAVFDMDTIRLREELSEQFRALEELREMGLKYGVDMSKPATNAREAIQFTYMGYLAAVKEQNGAAMSFGRTSTFLDIYIKRDMDAGLLTEEQAQEMIDDMVIKLRIVRFLRTPEYDELFSGDPTWVTESIGGVGLDGRSLVTKNSFRVLNTLFNLGPAPEPNLTVLWSSKLPRGFKDFCAKVSKETSAIQYENDDLMRPKWGDDYGIACCVSAMAIGKQMQFFGARANLAKCMLYAINGGVDEKSGKKVAEGLEPIKGDILDYDEVMAKYDIAMEWLAKTYVKALNAIHYMHDKYAYERIEMALHDRDILRTMACGIAGLSIAADSLSAMKYAKVHVIRNDEGLAVDYKIEGDYPAFGNNDDRVDEIASYLTEAFMKKVAGQPYFYRDAMPTQSILTITSNVVYGKKTGNTPDGRRSGEPFAPGANPMNGRDKKGFVAAGASVAKLPYDFAQDGISWTASATPSSMGHNDNEQIRNLANCLDGFCDAGGFHVNVNMLRRETLEDAMEHPENYPQLTVRVSGYAVNFIKLTREQQLDVLSRTFHDHM; encoded by the coding sequence ATGAATTATATGAGTGATAAACCCGTTGTCGCCGATCCTTGGCAGGGTTTCTCGGATGGTGAATGGCGCAACAAAATCGATACGCGCGGCTTCATCCAGGAAAACTACACTCCATATGATGGTGACGACAGCTTCCTCGCAGACGCTACCGACCGCACAAAACAGCTCTGGGAAGAACTGGGCGTGCTGCTGAAAAAAGAACGCGAAGCTGGTGTCCTCGACGTTTCCACGATCCCGACATCCATCGCGGCTCATGATGCTGGTTACATCAACAAGGACCTGGAAGTCATTGTTGGTCTGCAGACCGATGCGCCTCTCAAACGCGCCATCATGCCAAACGGTGGCCTGCGTATGGTTGAAGGCGGCATGGAAGCATTCGGCTTCAAGCCTGACGAAACCGTTCATGAAATCTGGACCAAATACCGCAAAGACCATAACCAGGGCGTTTTCGACGTATACAGCCCTGACATTCTGGCTTGCCGTAAGTCCGGCGTTATCACTGGCTTGCCTGATGCTTATGGCCGTGGCCGTATCATCGGCGACTATCGCCGTATCGCTCTTTATGGCATCGACTTCCTGAAGACCCAGAAAAAAGCTGAATTCGACGAACTGAACGACGCTGTGTTCGACATGGACACCATCCGTCTTCGTGAAGAGCTTTCCGAACAGTTCCGCGCTCTTGAAGAACTGCGTGAGATGGGCCTGAAATACGGCGTGGACATGTCCAAGCCTGCGACCAACGCTCGCGAAGCCATCCAGTTCACCTATATGGGCTACCTCGCTGCTGTTAAAGAACAGAACGGCGCAGCAATGTCCTTCGGTCGTACCTCTACCTTCCTTGACATCTATATCAAACGCGATATGGATGCTGGCCTGCTGACTGAAGAACAGGCACAGGAAATGATCGACGACATGGTCATCAAACTCCGCATCGTTCGCTTCCTGCGTACACCGGAATATGATGAACTGTTCTCTGGCGATCCGACCTGGGTTACCGAATCCATCGGCGGTGTTGGCCTTGACGGTCGTTCCCTGGTTACCAAGAACTCCTTCCGCGTTCTGAACACCCTGTTCAACCTGGGCCCTGCTCCAGAACCGAACCTTACTGTTCTGTGGTCTTCCAAACTGCCTCGCGGCTTCAAAGACTTCTGCGCAAAAGTTTCCAAGGAAACCTCTGCTATCCAGTATGAAAACGATGACCTGATGCGTCCGAAATGGGGCGACGACTATGGCATCGCATGCTGCGTGTCCGCTATGGCCATCGGCAAACAGATGCAGTTCTTCGGTGCTCGCGCCAACCTCGCAAAATGCATGCTCTATGCAATCAACGGCGGCGTTGACGAAAAATCCGGTAAGAAGGTTGCTGAAGGTCTGGAACCGATCAAGGGCGACATTCTTGACTATGATGAAGTCATGGCAAAATACGATATCGCCATGGAATGGCTGGCCAAGACCTACGTCAAGGCTCTGAACGCTATCCATTACATGCACGATAAATATGCCTACGAACGCATCGAAATGGCTCTGCATGACCGTGACATCCTGCGCACCATGGCTTGTGGTATCGCTGGCCTTTCCATCGCAGCTGACTCCCTGTCTGCAATGAAATATGCCAAGGTTCATGTGATCCGTAACGACGAAGGCCTGGCTGTCGACTACAAGATCGAAGGCGACTATCCTGCATTCGGTAACAACGACGACCGCGTTGACGAAATCGCAAGCTACCTGACCGAAGCTTTCATGAAGAAAGTTGCTGGTCAGCCTTACTTCTATCGCGATGCAATGCCAACCCAGTCCATCCTGACCATCACCTCCAACGTGGTCTATGGCAAGAAAACCGGCAACACCCCTGACGGACGTCGCTCTGGCGAACCATTCGCTCCGGGTGCCAACCCAATGAACGGCCGCGACAAAAAAGGCTTTGTTGCTGCTGGTGCATCGGTTGCCAAACTGCCATATGACTTCGCACAGGACGGCATCAGCTGGACTGCTTCGGCAACCCCAAGCTCCATGGGCCACAACGACAACGAACAGATCCGCAACCTGGCAAACTGCCTTGACGGTTTCTGCGATGCCGGTGGCTTCCATGTGAACGTCAACATGCTTCGCCGTGAAACTCTGGAAGACGCAATGGAACATCCTGAGAATTATCCTCAGCTGACCGTCCGTGTTTCCGGTTACGCTGTGAACTTCATCAAGCTGACCCGCGAACAGCAGCTTGACGTTCTGAGCCGCACCTTCCATGACCACATGTAA
- a CDS encoding iron-containing alcohol dehydrogenase has product MSLSSSSFQFMTASAIHFGRGKAEQAISEIGKLGSPLLLVHGREGRRVQWLSDALIELGVEVVGLSVPREPDIALIEDGVTHARATRVRAVVAIGGGAVIDAGKALAALVPAERPVMDHLEVVGKGLPLEQEPLPFAALPTTAGTGAEVTKNAVLTVPEAARKVSLRDPRMLPNMAIVDPALTDNLPRAITLASGLDAVTQVIEPYLSCKANMLTDLICYDAIPKGMKALTRLMEAEDKAARDALAWTSLCGGLALANAGLGAVHGLAGVLGGVTGGAHGALCGALLPYVLSANEEALQTSEDLSETVRSDLNERFAFVKNCIGGALGCSADQAFDQLASWSRANALPGLGDLGLEAAQIPSVAEASAMSSSMKGNPLPLSRETLETILHVAS; this is encoded by the coding sequence ATGTCACTTTCTTCTTCCTCCTTTCAATTTATGACGGCTTCGGCCATTCACTTCGGACGTGGCAAGGCGGAGCAGGCCATATCAGAGATCGGCAAGTTGGGGTCGCCATTGCTCTTGGTACATGGGCGCGAAGGCAGGCGTGTACAGTGGCTGTCAGATGCGCTGATCGAGCTGGGGGTGGAGGTTGTGGGCCTCTCCGTGCCCAGAGAGCCGGATATTGCTCTTATAGAAGACGGTGTCACTCATGCGCGCGCAACGCGGGTGCGTGCCGTTGTCGCGATCGGAGGGGGCGCAGTGATTGATGCGGGCAAGGCGTTGGCTGCCCTGGTGCCAGCTGAGCGGCCGGTGATGGATCATCTCGAGGTGGTTGGCAAGGGATTGCCTCTGGAACAAGAGCCTTTGCCGTTTGCGGCTCTGCCAACGACGGCAGGCACAGGCGCCGAGGTGACGAAGAATGCCGTACTCACTGTGCCTGAGGCTGCGCGCAAGGTTTCGCTCAGAGATCCGCGCATGCTGCCGAACATGGCCATTGTTGATCCGGCGCTGACGGACAATCTACCGCGCGCCATTACGCTGGCCAGCGGGCTGGATGCTGTGACACAGGTCATCGAACCCTATCTTTCCTGTAAGGCCAATATGCTAACAGACCTCATCTGTTACGATGCGATCCCCAAGGGGATGAAAGCCTTGACCAGGCTGATGGAAGCCGAAGACAAAGCAGCCAGGGATGCCCTGGCTTGGACCAGCCTGTGTGGCGGCCTTGCGTTGGCCAATGCCGGGCTTGGCGCTGTGCATGGTCTGGCTGGTGTGCTGGGAGGCGTTACAGGGGGGGCGCATGGTGCTCTATGCGGTGCTCTGTTGCCATATGTGTTAAGTGCAAATGAAGAGGCTTTGCAGACAAGCGAAGATCTGAGCGAGACAGTGCGTTCCGATTTGAACGAGCGCTTTGCCTTTGTCAAAAACTGTATCGGCGGAGCCTTGGGATGCTCCGCCGATCAGGCGTTTGATCAATTGGCAAGCTGGTCTCGCGCCAACGCTTTGCCCGGTCTGGGAGATCTGGGGCTGGAGGCGGCCCAGATCCCTTCTGTCGCCGAAGCGTCCGCTATGTCGTCATCCATGAAGGGCAATCCGCTTCCCCTGTCCAGGGAAACGTTGGAAACCATCCTTCATGTCGCCAGCTGA